From the genome of Plectropomus leopardus isolate mb chromosome 13, YSFRI_Pleo_2.0, whole genome shotgun sequence, one region includes:
- the LOC121952291 gene encoding lysophosphatidic acid receptor 6-like yields the protein MELWNMTDVPGKPFSPLSNCTVDTSYRFTFYQVSYGVIFLLGLTTNSLALRRLCLSPCTMNSTVIYMASLSVADLFFLISLPLRIYYYHQKARTLSSKTGDPSGWSPGMPFCHLAFTLKYISLYGGIFFLVCIAVDRYFAVVHPLASTLRRLRAAQLVSGGIWCLVLGLSVSLPLLRSAVSHQQQPCLLDPSSQRHRAIILVSLGLVTGLFLLPTLLLLCSYCRVLRVLRQPRHRSRSRQHTLTVIYWVLGVFLLCFVPYHINLLGYTLTHVGLLPHCGLAKVTKAVHPVVLSLASSNCCLNPLIYYFSSSLVHKEAPGGGGSGSH from the coding sequence ATGGAGCTTTGGAATATGACTGATGTGCCAGGCAAGCCATTCTCACCTCTGTCTAACTGCACTGTGGACACCAGCTACCGCTTCACCTTCTATCAGGTGTCCTACGGGGTCATCTTCCTGCTGGGGTTGACCACCAACAGCCTGGCTCTGCGCAGACTGTGTTTATCTCCCTGCACCATGAACAGCACCGTAATTTACATGGCCAGCCTGTCAGtggctgatttgttttttctaatcTCTCTTCCCCTGAGAATCTACTACTACCACCAAAAGGCCAGAACCTTGTCCTCCAAAACTGGAGACCCATCGGGTTGGTCTCCTGGGATGCCGTTCTGCCACCTCGCATTCACCCTCAAATACATCAGCCTGTACGGAGGCATCTTCTTCCTCGTCTGCATTGCTGTAGACCGTTATTTTGCTGTAGTGCACCCGCTGGCGTCCACACTCCGCAGGCTGCGTGCTGCACAGCTGGTGAGTGGGGGGATCTGGTGCCTGGTGCTGGGGCTCAGTGTGAGTCTGCCTCTGCTGCGCTCTGCAGTATCTCACCAACAACAGCCCTGTCTGCTGGACCCATCCTCGCAACGCCACCGCGCCATCATCCTGGTATCTCTGGGCTTAGTCACGGGCTTATTTCTGCTGCCCACTCTGTTACTTCTCTGCAGCTACTGCAGAGTGCTGAGAGTGCTTCGCCAGCCGAGACACCGCTCCCGCAGCCGTCAGCACACTCTAACGGTTATTTACTGGGTGCTAGGCGTCTTCCTGCTGTGTTTCGTCCCCTATCACATCAACCTTCTGGGATACACCCTCACACATGTGGGGCTGCTGCCCCATTGTGGCCTGGCTAAGGTGACCAAGGCTGTGCACCCAGTGGTGCTATCGTTAGCAAGCTCCAACTGCTGCCTCAACCCACTCATCTACTATTTCTCCAGCAGCCTGGTGCACAAGGAGGCGCCCGGTGGTGGAGGGAGCGGCAGCCACTGA